A region from the Spea bombifrons isolate aSpeBom1 chromosome 7, aSpeBom1.2.pri, whole genome shotgun sequence genome encodes:
- the LOC128501482 gene encoding cytoplasmic phosphatidylinositol transfer protein 1-like codes for MLVKEYRICMPLTTEEYRIGQLYTISKHSHQESDRGEGVEVMENRAHHDPVHGDGQYTEKRVHLSSKLPSWARAVVPRIFYVCEKAWNYYPYTVTEYTCSFLPKFSIHIETKYSDDCGDDDSIFKTDSKEDDPHEVSFLDIAFDEIPDRYYKSMEDLRHFASSKTGRGPLQEGWRCHTRPVMCSYKLVNVKFEVWGLQTRVEHFVHKVIRDLLLVGHRQAFAWVDEWYGMTMAEVREYEKETQAATNKKIGPVTPTITISTDVQCPAIRSAPATPITGEPPEFLTLPKDRPRKTSAPDTLTLPELRERANGPSNPPPPSNADS; via the exons TACAGGATTGGCCAGCTGTACACCATCAGCAAGCACAGCCACCAGGAGAGCGACCGCGGGGAGGGAGTGGAGGTCATGGAGAACCGAGCGCACCACGACCCCGTCCACGGCGACGGCCAGTACACGGAGAAGCGAGTGCACCTCTCCAG CAAACTACCCAGCTGGGCACGCGCTGTGGTCCCTCGTATATTCTACGTGTGCGAGAAGGCTTGGAATTACTACCCCTACACCGTCACAG AATACACA TGTTCTTTCCTTCCAAAATTTTCCATCCACATCGAGACAAAATATTCCGACGACTGCGGGGACGACGACAGC ATATTTAAGACAGACTCCAAAGAAGACGATCCGCACGAGGTTTCATTTCTGGACATCGCGTTCGATGAGATCCCAGACAGATATTACAAGAGCATGGAG GACCTCCGGCACTTTGCCTCCAGTAAAACAGGACGAGGCCCCCTGCAGGAGGGCTGGAGGTGTCACACGCGGCCGGTTATGTGCTCCTATAAACTGGTCAATGTCAAGTTCGAAGTTTGGGGTCTTCAGACACGAGTGGAGCATTTTGTACACAAG GTCATCCGCGACTTGCTTCTCGTCGGGCACCGCCAGGCCTTCGCGTGGGTGGACGAGTGGTACG GAATGACGATGGCCGAGGTGCGGGAATACGAGAAGGAAACGCAGGCGGCCACCAACAAGAAGATCGGACCAGTAACTCCCACCATCACCATCAGCACAGACGTGCAATGCCCGGCCATCCGCAGCGCTCCCGCCACCCCTATCACCGGCGAGCCGCCAGAATTCCTCACCCTTCCCAAAGACCGACCGCGCAAGACGTCGGCCCCCGACACCCTCACCCTCCCGGAACTGAGAGAGAGAGCCAACGGCCCCTCCAATCCCCCCCCTCCATCCAACGCAGACAGCTGA
- the MSS51 gene encoding putative protein MSS51 homolog, mitochondrial: MSQKKSSSRGSRTRQKPRLSPAAAGSYYTDSLGFMAMDKNVPGLSNIILQKLNMKTYEEYRSALECNGLAANFGIRTYSEMFQKMEDTYKFCAECKKLPGLLSDPRNMRRCRRCQNVYYCSSECQRENWPAHKKFCRKLKMAAIDRLVEWLVFTGDIPFPTEPWKKPLTEIKNWEDWFSMQEHLEEKLDSIMTGRYMGILWSNAGKPRPENHELKESIRRLTCDFFSRPMSIGFAMNTFHVDPYQGPVTVHVVGASHIETLNIRATDYDELAKMFPGNQGLEVAMVGPEVVDGPVMRPPLTAFGPRGKVYLSGYKGLYHVFWETLVESNKAARPDLVVGFHPGFHASQGLTEGWLPTLLLLRDYNIPSMFTMYSEHELKYSLQILAELDTNILGSGPFPFCSPKYEQVQSDPNKPPVNSNAFYLLFRGPTWQDSEPSLGDLEEDESS; this comes from the exons ATGTCACAGAAGAAGTCGTCGTCCCGGGGTAGCCGTACCCGGCAGAAACCTCGGTTGTCCCCGGCTGCTGCCGGCAGCTATTATACCGACTCGCTCGGATTCATGGCCATGGACAAGAACGTTCCGGGTCTCTCGAACATCATTCTCCAAAAACTCAACATGAAGACCTACGAGGAATATCG GTCCGCTCTAGAATGTAACGGCCTCGCCGCTAATTTCGGGATCCGGACGTATTCCGAGATGTTCCAAAAGATGGAGGACACTTACAAATTCTGTGCAGAGTGCAAGAAGCTCCCAGGGCTGCTCTCGGACCCCCGAAACATGAGGCGCTGCAGGAG GTGTCAGAACGTTTACTACTGCAGCTCCGAGTGTCAGAGGGAAAACTGGCCGGCGCATAAAAAGTTTTGCAGAAAACTGAAGATGGCGGCTATCGACAGACTCGTCGAATGGTTGGTGTTTACAG gaGATATTCCTTTTCCGACTGAGCCCTGGAAGAAGCCGCTAACAGAGATAAAGAATTGGGAGGACTGGTTTTCCATGCAGGAACATCTTGAGGAGAAACTGGACAGCATAATGACCGGACGATACATGGGGATTTTGTGGTCCAACGCCGGGAAGCCAAGACCAGAAAACCATGAGCTCAAGGAGTCAATCAGACGTCTGACATGTGACTTTTTCTCTCGCCCAATGTCCATTGGGTTTGCCATGAACACCTTTCACGTGGACCCCTACCAAGGACCGGTCACGGTGCACGTCGTCGGAGCTTCTCATATCGAGACTTTGAACATTCGAGCCACAGACTACGATGAGTTGGCCAAGATGTTCCCGGGAAACCAAGGTCTAGAGGTGGCTATGGTGGGACCCGAGGTGGTGGACGGTCCGGTCATGAGACCTCCTCTCACGGCATTCGGACCACGCGGGAAAGTCTATCTGAGCGGATACAAGGGACTGTACCACGTCTTCTGGGAAACTCTGGTCGAGAGCAATAAAGCAGCGAGACCTGACCTCGTGGTGGGCTTCCATCCAG GATTTCACGCGTCTCAGGGCCTGACCGAGGGCTGGCTCCCCACCCTGCTGCTCCTGCGCGACTATAACATCCCATCCATGTTCACCATGTACAG TGAACACGAACTCAAGTATTCCCTGCAGATCCTGGCAGAGCTGGACACCAACATCTTGGGGTCCGGACCGTTCCCCTTCTGCTCCCCCAAGTATGAGCAGGTCCAGTCAGACCCTAACAAGCCCCCCGTTAACAGCAACGCCTTCTACCTGCTCTTCAGAGGTCCCACGTGGCAGGACTCGGAGCCCAGCCTGGGAGATCTGGAGGAAGACGAGTCCAGCTAA